A genomic region of Thermodesulfobium narugense DSM 14796 contains the following coding sequences:
- the hepT gene encoding type VII toxin-antitoxin system HepT family RNase toxin, translating into MKFDRDKVNKIASEILLSLGLLEDLRKLAKEDFISDPHKISSAKYSFIVAIEGIIDLCNHVIAKNSYRTPEDYADTFRVLAQVKMIDEDWANRLVQMARFRNRLVHIYWEVDNDELYRIMHSHLQDIRDFLKKFGEILRK; encoded by the coding sequence TTGAAATTTGATCGGGATAAGGTAAATAAGATAGCCTCAGAGATCTTGCTCTCTCTTGGATTACTTGAGGATCTAAGGAAGCTTGCTAAAGAGGATTTTATTTCAGATCCGCACAAAATTAGTAGTGCTAAATACAGTTTTATAGTAGCGATTGAAGGTATAATAGATCTTTGTAACCATGTAATTGCAAAAAATAGCTATAGAACGCCTGAGGATTATGCTGACACTTTCAGAGTCCTGGCTCAAGTGAAAATGATTGATGAGGACTGGGCCAATAGATTGGTTCAAATGGCGCGCTTTAGAAATAGGTTGGTTCATATCTATTGGGAAGTTGATAATGACGAACTATATAGAATAATGCATAGCCACCTGCAAGATATAAGAGATTTTCTTAAGAAATTCGGGGAAATATTAAGAAAGTAG
- a CDS encoding FmdE family protein translates to MFEAKDFFDLGLKFHGHKCPAMPLGLKAACAAMNALGVERSKDKELMLLAETADNHAMGCFVDGLMTVTGCTYGKSNIKKLYYGKMAFTLIDTKSKKAVRVSLKPKFVDKMLTESPFIAERKKGIPPQDVDPKITDPLIEKVLNLKEEDFLDISPVFDYDFKKIPGVMEADFCDVCGEAVYIDKLKFIDGKQVCIPCSDKIAQK, encoded by the coding sequence GTGTTTGAAGCAAAAGATTTTTTTGATTTAGGACTAAAATTTCACGGCCACAAATGTCCTGCAATGCCTTTAGGACTTAAAGCCGCTTGTGCTGCCATGAACGCCCTTGGAGTAGAGAGGTCAAAGGATAAGGAATTAATGCTACTTGCTGAAACTGCAGACAATCACGCAATGGGCTGTTTTGTGGACGGCCTTATGACTGTTACGGGTTGTACTTACGGAAAGAGCAATATAAAAAAGCTCTACTATGGTAAGATGGCATTTACTCTTATAGATACAAAAAGCAAAAAAGCTGTAAGGGTATCTTTGAAGCCAAAATTTGTTGATAAGATGCTTACTGAATCGCCGTTTATAGCCGAGAGAAAGAAAGGCATACCTCCTCAGGACGTTGATCCAAAGATTACTGATCCATTAATAGAAAAAGTCTTAAACCTTAAAGAGGAAGATTTTCTTGATATAAGTCCAGTTTTTGACTACGACTTCAAAAAGATACCAGGAGTAATGGAAGCAGATTTTTGTGACGTTTGCGGCGAAGCAGTATATATAGACAAACTAAAATTTATTGACGGAAAACAAGTTTGCATAC
- a CDS encoding DUF2283 domain-containing protein yields the protein MKITYDPKYNISYIKFRDSTEEVETIKISDEVNIDISPDGKIYSIELLNANEQMKILNDKLTIVGENSGKEISIAI from the coding sequence ATGAAGATAACTTACGATCCAAAATATAATATCTCATATATAAAATTCAGAGACTCAACTGAAGAAGTTGAAACAATAAAAATAAGCGACGAAGTAAATATAGATATATCGCCAGATGGCAAAATATATAGCATAGAATTGCTTAATGCCAATGAACAAATGAAGATTCTAAATGACAAGCTAACCATTGTAGGTGAAAATTCAGGCAAAGAAATTAGTATTGCGATTTAG
- the mntA gene encoding type VII toxin-antitoxin system MntA family adenylyltransferase antitoxin — translation MEKLNRIDKVGKVAIEESIRNLLLKREEISFAYLHGSFVKEDYFHDIDIAVYLENVPPSILEYELQLEAELALSIGKYIFDVRVLNSAPLSFKYNVIKNGVILLAKDDDKRCDFQETTITNYCDFLPYRKAYMKENIGIEI, via the coding sequence GTGGAAAAACTTAACAGAATAGATAAAGTTGGCAAGGTTGCTATTGAGGAGTCTATAAGAAACCTGCTTTTAAAGCGTGAGGAGATTTCGTTTGCCTATCTTCATGGTTCTTTTGTTAAAGAAGATTACTTTCACGATATAGACATAGCAGTTTATCTGGAAAATGTACCACCTTCTATCTTAGAGTATGAGCTTCAATTAGAAGCAGAGTTAGCTCTATCTATTGGTAAATATATATTTGACGTAAGGGTTTTAAATAGTGCGCCGCTTTCTTTTAAATACAATGTAATAAAAAATGGCGTTATCCTTTTGGCAAAAGATGATGATAAACGATGTGATTTTCAGGAAACAACTATCACTAATTACTGTGATTTTTTACCATATAGAAAAGCGTATATGAAGGAAAATATTGGCATTGAAATTTGA
- a CDS encoding type II toxin-antitoxin system RelE/ParE family toxin, with protein MYEIVFSKSYEKRAKQFFKLYPELIQRYQKVLYIMKSNPDHPSLKLHKLKGNLKELYSLSIDLKYRIILDFIIKDKMIILVDIGAHDDVYY; from the coding sequence ATGTATGAAATTGTATTTAGCAAATCTTATGAAAAAAGAGCAAAGCAGTTTTTTAAATTATACCCAGAATTAATCCAACGCTATCAAAAAGTACTCTATATCATGAAAAGCAATCCTGATCATCCTTCCTTGAAACTGCATAAATTAAAAGGCAATCTCAAAGAGTTATATTCCCTATCAATAGATTTAAAATACAGAATAATTTTGGACTTCATCATAAAAGACAAAATGATTATTTTAGTTGATATAGGGGCTCATGATGATGTCTATTATTGA
- a CDS encoding type II toxin-antitoxin system Phd/YefM family antitoxin codes for MIVAANDLKKKGVKLIDELIKKGNDIIISVRGKQKYVIVDIDKYEKLKDSEIELAYIEAMKDFKEKDYHTDIEAHIKNIS; via the coding sequence ATGATTGTTGCTGCAAATGATTTAAAGAAAAAAGGCGTAAAACTAATAGACGAGCTAATCAAAAAAGGCAACGATATAATAATAAGCGTAAGGGGTAAACAAAAGTATGTAATTGTTGATATTGACAAGTATGAAAAACTCAAAGACAGTGAAATAGAGCTTGCCTATATTGAAGCCATGAAAGATTTTAAAGAAAAAGACTATCACACTGATATAGAAGCCCACATTAAAAATATTTCTTAG